Proteins co-encoded in one Marmota flaviventris isolate mMarFla1 chromosome 9, mMarFla1.hap1, whole genome shotgun sequence genomic window:
- the LOC114081143 gene encoding LOW QUALITY PROTEIN: olfactory receptor 5M3-like (The sequence of the model RefSeq protein was modified relative to this genomic sequence to represent the inferred CDS: deleted 1 base in 1 codon) yields the protein MLNFTNVTEFIFWGLTNRQEWQVLFFFIFLMVYIITVLGNIGMITLIKISPQLSSPMYFFLSHLSFVDVWFSSNVTPKMLENLLSKTKTISYAGCLVQCFFFIALVHVEIFILAVMAFDRYMAIGNPLLYGSKMSRVVCIRLISFPYVYGFLTSLAATLWTYGLYFCGKIEINHFYCADPPLIKMACAGTFVKEYTMIILAGINFTYSLTVVIISYLFVLIAILRMHSAEGRRKAFSTCGSHLTAVVIFYGTLIFMYLRRPTEESVEQGKMVAVFYTTVIPMLNPLIYSLRNKDVKEAMNKLINKASLMN from the exons ATGCTGAATTTCACCAATgtgacagaatttattttttggggattaACCAACCGCCAGGAATGGCaagttctcttcttttttatttttctcatggtcTATATTATCACGGTGTTGGGTAATATTGGAATGATTACATTAATTAAGATCAGTCCACAGCTTAGCAGccccatgtatttttttctcagccATTTATCATTTGTAGATGTGTGGTTTTCTTCCAACGTCACCCCTAAGATGTTAGAAAACCTGTTATCAAAGACAAAAACTATTTCTTATGCTGGTTGTCTAGTTCAgtgc tttttctttattgcccTGGTCCATGTAGAAATCTTTATTCTTGCTGTGATGGCCTTTGATAGATACATGGCGATTGGGAACCCTCTGCTGTATGGCAGCAAGATGTCAAGGGTCGTCTGTATCCGCCTGATTTCCTTCCCTTATGTATATGGTTTTCTGACCAGTCTGGCAGCAACTTTGTGGACATATGGCTTGTACTTCTGTGGGAAAATTGAGATCAACCACTTCTACTGTGCAGATCCTCCTCTCATCAAAATGGCCTGTGCTGGGACCTTCGTGAAAGAATACACAATGATCATACTTGCAGGCATCAACTTCACATACTCCCTGACTGTAGTGATCATCTCTTATCTATTTGTTCTCATTGCCATTCTAAGAATGCACTCAGCAGAAGGGAGGCgcaaggccttctccacctgtggctccCATCTGACGGCTGTGGTCATATTTTATGGTACCCTGATCTTCATGTATCTCAGACGTCCCACAGAGGAGTCCGTGGAGCAAGGGAAGATGGTGGCCGTGTTCTACACCACAGTGATCCCCATGTTGAATCCTTTGATCTACAGTCTCAGGAACAAGGATGTTAAAGAAGCCATGAACAAACTGATTAACAAAGCATCTTTAATGAATTAG
- the LOC114081149 gene encoding olfactory receptor 5M3-like encodes MLNFTDVTEFILLGLTSRPELQLLFFVVFLLVYIITLIGNIGMIILIRISPQLNSPMYFFLSHLSFADVWFSSNVTPKMLENLVSETKTISYAGCIVQCFFFIAFVHVEVFILAVMAFDRYMAIGNPLLYGSRMSRTICIRLISFPYVYGFFISLISTLWTHGLYFCGNIEINHFYCADPALIKMACAGTFIKEYTMRTLAGLNFSYSLLVIIVSYIFILIAILRMRSAEGRKKAFSTCGSHLTAVTIFYGTLFFMYLRSPTEESVEQGKMVAVFYTTVIPMLNPMIYSLRNKDVKEAMNKAISRAFLTK; translated from the coding sequence ATGCTCAACTTTACTGATGTAACAGAATTTATCCTTTTAGGATTAACTAGTCGTCCTGAATTACAACTCCTTTTCTTTGTGGTTTTCCTGTTGGTCTACATTATCACCTTGATTGGCAACATTGGCATGATCATATTAATCAGGATCAGTCCTCAGCTCAACAGtcccatgtactttttcctcagTCACCTATCTTTTGCAGATGTGTGGTTCTCTTCTAATGTCACTCCTAAAATGCTGGAAAATTTAGTATCTGAGACAAAAACTATTTCCTATGCTGGCTGTATAGTGCAGTGCTTCTTCTTCATTGCTTTTGTCCATGTGGAAGTCTTCATTCTGGCTGTGATGGCCTTCGATAGGTACATGGCAATTGGCAACCCCCTCCTGTATGGCAGCAGGATGTCAAGAACCATCTGTATCCGGCTGATCTCTTTCCCTTATGTGTATGGCTTCTTCATCAGTCTGATCTCAACGCTGTGGACCCATGGTCTGTACTTCTGTGGAAACATTGAGATCAACCACTTCTACTGTGCAGATCCTGCTCTCATCAAAATGGCCTGCGCAGGGACCTTCATTAAAGAATACACCATGCGCACATTAGCAGGTCTCAATTTTTCTTACTCTTTACTGGTCATTATTGTCTCTTACATTTTTATCCTTATTGCCATCCTGAGAATGCGTTCtgctgaaggaaggaagaaagccttctccacctgtggatcACATTTGACAGCAGTCACCATATTTTATGGAACTCTCTTCTTCATGTATCTCAGAAGCCCAACAGAGGAGTCTGTGGAGCAGGGAAAGATGGTGGCTGTTTTCTACACCACAGTAATTCCTATGTTGAATCCTATGATCTACAGTCTCAGGAACAAGGATGTGAAGGAGGCCATGAACAAGGCCATCAGTAGAGCAtttttaactaaataa
- the Or5m9 gene encoding olfactory receptor 5M9 has translation MPNFTDVTEFILLGLTRRRDLQVLFFVVFLVVYMITLLGNIGMIILISISPQLQSPMYFFLSHLSFVDVWFSSNVTPKMLENLLSENKTISYVGCLVQCYFFIALVHVEVYILAVMAFDRYMAICNPLLYGSKMSRIVCVRLISVPYVYGFSVSLICTLWTYGLYFCGNFEINHFYCADPPLIKIACGGVHIKEFTMIIIAGINFTYSLSVVLISYTLIVVAVLRMHSADGRKKAFSTCGSHLTAVSMFYGTLIFMYLRRPTEESVEQGKMVAAFYTTVIPMLNPMIYSLRNKDVKEAVNKAIAKVNLGQ, from the coding sequence ATGCCAAATTTCACCGATGTAACAGAGTTTATTCTCTTGGGGTTGACCAGACGTCGGGATCTCCAGGTACTCTTTTTTGTGGTGTTCCTTGTGGTTTACATGATCACTCTGCTAGGGAATATTGGCATGATCATTTTGATCAGCATCAGTCCACAGCTTCAGAGTCCTATGTACTTTTTCCTGAGTCACTTGTCTTTCGTGGATGTGTGGTTCTCCTCCAATGTTACCCCCAAGATGCTGGAAAACTTACTGTCAGAGAACAAGACTATTTCTTACGTGGGGTGTTTGGTGCAGTGCTATTTTTTCATTGCCCTCGTCCACGTGGAGGTCTACATCTTGGCAGTGATGGCTTTTGATCGCTACATGGCCATCTGCAACCCTTTACTGTATGGCAGTAAAATGTCCAGGATTGTGTGTGTTCGGCTCATCTCTGTGCCTTATGTCTATGGATTCTCTGTGAGTTTAATATGCACATTATGGACATATGGCTTATACTTCTGTGGAAATTTTGAAATCAACCACTTCTATTGTGCAGATCCTCCACTCATCAAGATTGCCTGTGGAGGAGTGCACATCAAAGAATTCACAATGATTATTATTGCTGGAATTAACTTCACGTATTCCCTGTCAGTGGTCCTCATCTCCTACACCCTCATTGTTGTCGCTGTGCTGCGTATGCACTCTGCTGATGGGAGGAAGAAGGCCTTTTCCACCTGTGGGTCCCATTTGACTGCTGTTTCCATGTTTTATGGTACCCTCATATTCATGTACCTCAGGCGGCCAACTGAGGAGTCTGTGGAACAGGGCAAAATGGTGGCTGCATTTTATACCACAGTGATTCCTATGCTGAATCCAATGATCTACAGTCTGAGGAACAAGGATGTGAAAGAGGCAGTCAACAAAGCAATTGCCAAGGTCAATTTGGGGCAGTAA
- the Or5m8 gene encoding olfactory receptor 5M8 gives MMRRNLTSVTEFIVLGLTSRLELQILFFVLFLAVYVVTVAGNLGMIVLIRVNVRLHTPMYFFLSHLSLVDLCFSSNVTPKMLEIFLSEKKTISYPACLVQCYFFIALVHIEIYILAVMAFDRYMAICNPLLYSSKMSKNVCLALVLVPYVYGALTGLMETMWTYQLSFCGPNEIDHFYCADPPLIKLACSDTYNKETSMCVVAGCNLSFSLLIIIFSYLYIFPAILRIGSTEGKHKAFSTCGSHLTAVIIFYATLFFMYLRPPSKESVEQGKMVAVFYTTIIPMLNPMIYSLRNKEVKEALAKELSKRKNIFLKKNSHLFFSQGFF, from the coding sequence ATGATGAGAAGAAACTTGACCTCAGTGACTGAGTTCATTGTCCTGGGACTCACCAGCCGCTTGGAATTGCAGATTCTCTTCTTCGTGCTGTTTCTGGCCGTTTACGTGGTCACAGTGGCAGGGAACTTGGGCATGATTGTACTGATCCGGGTCAATGTCCGGCTTCacacgcccatgtacttcttcctgagTCACTTATCCCTGGTGGATCTGTGCTTCTCTTCCAATGTGACGCCAAAGATGCTGGAAATTTTTCTTTCGGAAAAGAAAACCATTTCCTATCCTGCTTGTCTGGTACAATGTTACTTTTTTATTGCCTTGGTTCACATTGAGATCTATATCCTGGCTGTGATGGCCTTTGATCGGTACATGGCCATCTGCAACCCTCTGCTTTATAGCAGCAAAATGTCCAAGAATGTGTGCCTGGCCCTAGTCCTGGTGCCTTATGTGTACGGAGCACTCACAGGCCTGATGGAGACCATGTGGACCTACCAGCTGTCCTTCTGTGGCCCCAATGAAATCGATCACTTCTACTGTGCTGACCCCCCACTGATTAAGCTGGCCTGTTCAGACACCTACAACAAAGAAACATCAATGTGTGTTGTGGCTGGGTGcaatctttccttttctctgctcatcattattttttcctacctTTATATTTTTCCTGCTATCCTGAGAATTGGCTCCACAGAAGGCAAGCACAAAGCTTTCTCCACCTGTGGTTCCCATCTGACAGCTGTCATCATATTCTATGCAACACTTTTTTTCATGTACCTCAGACCCCCTTCCAAGGAGTCTGTGGAACAGGGAAAAATGGTGGCTGTGTTTTACACCACGATAATCCCCATGTTGAATCCCATGATTTACAGCCTTAGaaataaagaggtgaaagaagCATTAGCCAAAGAGCTgtcaaagagaaaaaacattttcctaaagaaaaattcacatttatttttttctcaaggatttttttag